CGAGCGGATGTCCTTGGATCCGATGCCGGCCGCGCCAGCCACGCCGGCCGGCCCTGGGGCGGCCCGATGAGCCGCCGCCTGGCGCTGCGGCTCGGCGAGCTGGTCGCCGTGCTGCTGCTGGTCAGCTTCGGCGTGTTCATGATGGTGTCGCTGATGCCCGGCGACCCTGCCGTCGCCGTGCTGGGCGAGGGCCACACGCCCGCGGAGTACGCCGCCAAGCGCGCCGAGCTCGGGCTCGACGGCAACGTGTTCGCGCGGTACGTCGACTGGCTCGGCAACGCACTGACCGGCGACCTCGGCCGTTCGCTCGTGCCGCCCAACAGCGACGTCGTCCACCGTGTCCTCACGGCGCTGCCCGTCAGCGTCGAGCTCGCGGGACTGGGCCTGCTGATGGCGCTCGTGCTGGCGATCCCGCTCGCCATGTGGAGCGCCTCGCATGAGGGCGGCCTGGTCGACCGGGCCATCGGCGCCTCGATGTTCGCGATCTTGTCCGTGCCGTCGTTCCTGGGCGGCCTGCTGCTGATCGCGATCTTCGCCAACGGCCTGGGCTGGTTCCCGCGGGCCCAGTGGGTGCGCTTCGGGGACAGCCCGCTCGACAACCTCTACCACGCGTTCCTGCCGGCGCTGACGATCGCGCTGATGGAGCTCGCGCTGTTCACCCGGGTGCTGCGCAA
This genomic interval from Nocardioides kongjuensis contains the following:
- a CDS encoding ABC transporter permease, whose amino-acid sequence is MSRRLALRLGELVAVLLLVSFGVFMMVSLMPGDPAVAVLGEGHTPAEYAAKRAELGLDGNVFARYVDWLGNALTGDLGRSLVPPNSDVVHRVLTALPVSVELAGLGLLMALVLAIPLAMWSASHEGGLVDRAIGASMFAILSVPSFLGGLLLIAIFANGLGWFPRAQWVRFGDSPLDNLYHAFLPALTIALMELALFTRVLRNDLLVTLHEDYILAARAKGMPPLRILLRDALRPSSFSLVTLLGISMGRLIGSTVIVEYLFALPGMGSLVIKSANNGDFPMVQGAVLLIAAIYVVINAGIDLSYGYLDPRTRRAHA